DNA sequence from the Acipenser ruthenus chromosome 20, fAciRut3.2 maternal haplotype, whole genome shotgun sequence genome:
CAGTTCTTTAAAAGAAGATCAGGCACATTATTCATTAGGCTTCTAATCAACCGGTTACTATTACACTAAATAATAAGGTGCCAACATTCTGTGGGGGAGGAAGCCGCAGAGATTCTGAGTGTAGCAAAAGCTAGTACAATACAGGAAACTGGGACTGCTAAACCAGTATGAAACATAAGTTTATAACTTCATATCTGCATTCCCTCACCTCTACACTGGCATAGTCACACATAGAGCACTTGAATGGTTTCTCATGGGTATGTTTGTAGCGGCGATGTCTGACCAGCTCTCCGCTGGTCACAAAGGCCATGTCACAGTCTTGACATTTGTGTGGTCTGGTTCCTAAAGGAGAGAagcagaaaaatacacacacacacatttgaagcAACCTACAAAAAGCAAATATCTATTGACATCTTGTGGAGATTTTAAAGCTGCATTTTTACAAAGAGCATATTACTGCTGTGTTACTACACTGGGGGGGCAAATGTTATTGAAAGGCAGACCCCGAGTTCAAGGCTCCATGAGAAAGCATACCTGTGTGGGTGTTAAGGTGGTTTCTTAGCAGCGTCACAGTTCTGAACGCTCTGCCGCACAGGTGACATTTGTGAGGCCTTTCATCAGTGTGGCTCTTCATGTGCCGATCCAGATTCGAACGACGGGGGCAGGTGTAGCTACACAACTCGCACTGGAATGTTTTCTTCACACCTGCaatgaacagaaataaaacaaaaacagtaatgaaatTAAGCAATTGAATCAATAGAATAGCTGGCAGTCTATATGTATCATATAGGTGAGGATATTGCCTAGTTGACATGTAAAATCCTCCCCATGTCATGACAAACACACCTTTCTTTTTAATCTTGGTTGGCTTGGGCTGCTTCATATTCCCCACCACTTTCTCAGCGTTGACTTCTGAAAGCAGGCCCTCCTGCTGCTCCTCTTCAAAGTCATAAACAGACACGTCCATGTCCTTGCCCTCTTCGGTGTTATATCGCAGTTTGCTCTTTTTGGTTTTCTTGGACTTCTTGGAGGGCGGCTGGTAGTCGGGATCCTTCTGCCATGTGCTGTCTTCGTTCTGTTGggactgctgctgttgctgctgctgctgctgctgctgttcgaTCTGCTGCTGTTGGTGGTGCAGCTCTTCTTGCTCCACTGTCTCCACCTCCCCATTGGCACCCACCTTGACCACCTGGAAGCCCTCGGGCAATGGCAGTGTGTGGCAGATCACTGGATCCCCTTCTTTGGGCATGTTCTCGTAGGTGCCCTGGAACTCCTCCACAGTGGCAGAGCTCACCGGTACAGACACTGGAACAGGCACCTGCACCAATTGCAGCTCCCCAAGGTTGATGGGCTGCTCCTCCATATTGACCACCTGCAACGTAATTATCTGGGTTTCATCCACTGTGGTCTCGCCTCCCTCCTGGTGCACATCAGTTTCCAGAACTTCTGTCTTCATCTGGAGTAGGGTGGGGTCCAGCTGCTCCATCAACACCATATCCACACTGCTGTTGACATTGACGTCCTGGACCATCTCTCCAGCCACCTGCTCTTCTGATCCGTCCGGCTGGCCCTGCACCAGGACGTCACTCTCCTCCTCCGGACCCCCGTCGCGCCTCCTTTGGTACGTCTTGCGCTCCTTCCCTTTGGAGAAGGTCTCTCCTTCATCCACGACTGCTTCATTCTCATCTGTCTCCATGGTTATAATctacagcaaataaaaaacaaaggagTCTATTTATGAGAGACATGTCTAGTGCTATTATTATTAGATTGCTACAATTGTCTAGACCCCAAATAGATTTGTGTTatgtatacagaaataaaagaaattaaatgtaaaactggTTTGGTTTTAAGTTTTAAAGGGGAAAAtaaattttaaatataaaaccatcCCAGATAGTTCATAGATAGTTTATTTGGAGGACCCAACATGTTCTTActgaaaaaaagctttaaaaatactATGCAATATTaacataaaatatgaaatataattttcttgATCTAGTATTAATTTATTAACGCAATAACAGTATAACCCTTCTTGGCGAAGATGCAGCAGAGCATTCCTGACTGCATTAGTGTGGACGCACCAAAACAGTCAGATTGTTGGCCTTGTGTTTCCAAGTGCTGCTTTCAGACAGTCACCCAGCAGGGTTATACGACTTGTAAATAAAATTATAGAGTCAATTGCTTTCTACTCTGTACATGCTTGTTCCAAGATTACCTGCACCAGCAATGGAAATTTCATCTTTCTAAAAATCTGACTTCACTGATGACCTCAGCTGGAACCTGTCTGAACACTTGCTGACAACTAGCTATACTGCCACCTGTTGAGAGTAAGATGTTTAAAAACACTGCATGCATTGTTTCTTATAACAGATGTAGtcaaaacttatttaaaaaaatatttgttgcaCACTACGCACTTCCTATATTAAAAGTGCTGCATCACAAGACTAATCGATGTTGGCCCTGTGTTTACATAGAACACAATATAAACATTACATTTTGGCAGTAAAATCATTCAATTGCTGCACTTTTGTTTGCTTAGAGCGGACTCTGTATATTCGTTAGATGGATATTTGTAATCAGCCAGTGTGGTTAAATTACCTTGCCATTGGTTTCTAATTAAACATGTAGCCTAACAATGCATATTTAAAAGCACTACCTTATTCTATTACAAGTTACTATTCAGCTAAATGTATTGTGTTGTTTTGCAAAGGCTGCAATGAAATACAGTTAGGATCTAAAGTGTTCTggcaaataaaacattaattttactttgATTGCATGCATTTCAAATAATTTCCTACATTTAATCTAGGCTGTTCTTAAGTAAATACTTGTTTAAACTATGGAACCCCAATATTTTATATCTATAAATCCTTTAATTCGTACATAACGcaacttaaaataaatgtataaaatacaatcaaataagGTATTACATTTActgatgtaaataaataaataaatagcccacttaattgaaatttaaaaacacattcgTGTTTTGAtggactacacacacacactaaataataattttggaggGAATAGCCATAGTAGCTCtaaccaaaaaaagaaataaaaaaaggtatatcACATAAAGAAATTACGTTAACGATTCCCAACACAAAAAAGCCATAAAATTGAACCATACTCTTAGTTTCACGTCTGACGAAAATACATTTGGCTGACTGTTGCATTGCAACCTCTGTCCTAAATTACGCTTTTGAACCAGCCAGATCGTAGAGGGAGCTCTCAAGTGTTTATCCGATTTCGACGTTAGGTGGAAAGGTGGCCTGTTTGAAAATAGGCGTACCATGCAGCAAGACCCACTACCTAGTTTGAAACACTGTTGGGAGGTGGCGGggtttaatagtttaaaaaggtAAATACCCACATATGCAATTGTACTTTAGTAGCTCGAACTTAAATAATATAAATTTACAACTAATACTAAAAAAAGCACGCTTCTGATTAATAAATATGATACACGATCTGGTTTGCATTGCCAGTAAACATTAACCAGACGTGGTGAAGTAAGGCGTAGCTAGCTGGCCTTTCCGATTTTagattgcattgtacagtacagtacgtgTGTATTTAATCACTGCTGTAAACATATTTAAGAAAAGGtcacaaaagaaaagaaattaataaaaacaggttGGTATCGACCAAAGAAAAAGGCAGCATACATACGGCTTATCGAAACCACAGAATCGAATGTAACATGTTTTGGGGGgaaaacacatttgtattgtaCAGCCTAGGATATACAACGACCATCCtgctatttgaaatatttgcaaagAAATGTTTTGATGCATTAATATATCTAAATTCTGGAATCAATTATTCCTGCCAGTAGCAGGTTTCTGTCTAAAgaggaaacaaagaaaaaagaaaatggacgCCTGGCCTAAACATGCCTCCAAAAGAGCGAAGCCTTTAAAAAATCCATCCGTAGCTAAATATTACCTAATTAGGACTGCAAACGAGTAAATACTTGAACATTATCCCGAACTTCTGGGTTATAAATGTTTTTTCCTAAATTTTCAATAACGATAGAGGGAGACAAACACCCCCCGCCAGCCGCCAAGACCGGAGCCCCATCGTGACACCTAGAGGCCGGAGAAAGCTCCTGCAAAAAACCCCTTTTTCGAAAAAGTAACGCATTTCTACCTGctttttttctgtgtaatttCTCCTTAAATGTAAGTTAAAGCACAGGCTCGTGTCTGGTTTCTGTCGACGATGACGATACGCAGCGTTCAGCTCCTCCGGTGCTTTTAATCCTCTCCCGCTATAGCAGAGTAGGCTCTGCACAAAATGGCGGCCTGGAGCCGGTGACTGCGCCTGCGCGGAAAGATTCGCCCAGGGgacgggagggggggggggtgaaagcAGAGCATTGTGGGGATTGGTCGAGAGAGGCGCCACTTTTGAATCCGAGCGTCCCTACGTCATCGTAGCTGTCGTGTAACGGTTGTCATGACACACAGACGTAGCCTTCACACACGAAGATGTTTACTGCGGTTCCAGGGTATGTCAAGTACTGATTGTTAGACACCAGAGTTTATaacattacacaaataataataatacacaaacaaGACCTGAATATCACCACAGGAGAGCGTACTTCACAGCGCCAAATTAAAATATggtttggtgttttatttttctaattgtgctgtggtttattatttttaatagtacgctattttctttaaataaaataattcaatcttattaaacattttacctgtttatattttattgtataatcTCCCAATTCAGAGTAATGAAACACCCAGATAAACACATCTGGTGCTATACCTGAATGAGGTACACCCttcgttttgtttttaatacgctgGTTGAATCCGAGTCACAACACCAAAAAACACCGTGTAGAGCTTGCTAATGCAAGTCATTTTTGGTGATCACTTGTAGCTTTTAAATATGTCTTATTGTATTCAAATTTGTAATACAAAACTGTTAttagtgtgctcagcaagttaatcgAGTAATTTCGTATTAAGTTGCGTTGGAGCCattcaaaaataatataaacaatggattctgtgtttaataattctgattatgtgtatatcacatgttttaaggtagcggcttttttattttttgtgatctggctttttgtacatttaacacgTTTTGATTAGATGACAATAGAAAAAAACACCAATGTTGTTATGCTAATATGCAATAAATACACCGacgtttaatttttaaatatgattgtgttattaaatactgttattttaacggcttcagagttgctacgacgtcagtgaattgaagaaaaaaagtgtcccagtttttcactctggaaatctggtcaATCTAATCCTGCAGGCCAAATGTGCAGCTCTCTAAACAGCTGGGTGAGGAAAAGCATACGGG
Encoded proteins:
- the LOC131698916 gene encoding transcriptional repressor CTCF-like, encoding METDENEAVVDEGETFSKGKERKTYQRRRDGGPEEESDVLVQGQPDGSEEQVAGEMVQDVNVNSSVDMVLMEQLDPTLLQMKTEVLETDVHQEGGETTVDETQIITLQVVNMEEQPINLGELQLVQVPVPVSVPVSSATVEEFQGTYENMPKEGDPVICHTLPLPEGFQVVKVGANGEVETVEQEELHHQQQQIEQQQQQQQQQQQSQQNEDSTWQKDPDYQPPSKKSKKTKKSKLRYNTEEGKDMDVSVYDFEEEQQEGLLSEVNAEKVVGNMKQPKPTKIKKKGVKKTFQCELCSYTCPRRSNLDRHMKSHTDERPHKCHLCGRAFRTVTLLRNHLNTHTGTRPHKCQDCDMAFVTSGELVRHRRYKHTHEKPFKCSMCDYASVEVSKLKRHIRSHTGERPFQCSLCSYASRDTYKLKRHMRTHSGEKPYECYICHARFTQSGTMKMHILQKHTENVAKFHCPHCDTVIARKSDLGVHLRKQHSYIEQGKKCRYCEAVFHERYALIQHQKSHKNEKRFKCELCDYACRQERHMVMHKRTHTGEKPYACSHCDKTFRQKQLLDMHFRRYHDPSFVPTSFVCTKCGKTFTRRNTMARHAENCCGPDSMEGENGATPKKTRVGRKKKMRCKKDDDDDDSEEHADPELEDIEEEDEDDLAEAEAEAEAQADLVEVEEEPLTPQPTPVKRKRGRPPGKANTPKPAPPAAIIQVEDESTGTIENIIVEVKKEPEAPLEEMKSEAVQLPVVEAAPNGDLTPEMILSMMDR